Proteins found in one Fusarium oxysporum Fo47 chromosome V, complete sequence genomic segment:
- a CDS encoding Rieske [2Fe-2S] domain protein, translating into MTSVNGNAILSSKPDVQEPRALPASWYRQDEMYQLERRAIFSKRWLLATHKLRFTKPGDFLRFEEAGYAFVLCLDKDGETINGFHNICRHRAFPIVTEEAGNAKIFSCKYHGWSYGINGKLAKAPRFDTVPTFNKENHSLFPVHVHIDAIGFVWVNLDASPEPEVKWTDDFEGVDSQERFKYFDFSQYQFDHVWGMQGNYNWKTLADNYNECYHCQVAHPDVKAITDLTFYYTVSKPGYIQHFSRPKKGTEQDDIKISSTYYFPNSCMTVSPHFFYMMRCVPTSVGTCSMEYEVYRHKDATDEEFERTNSFFKRVLGEDKYLCDAVQKNLEAGVFTNGELHPDLESAPIFFQNTVRQIVTEHRKKEQDSKAEIWPARRHVANSEVTKGDDEFCDGLACKADNADMEW; encoded by the exons ATGACCAGCGTAAATGGAAATGCAATTCTCTCCAGCAAGCCAGATGTCCAAGAACCGCGAGCCCTCCCCGCGTCTTGGTATCGGCAGGATGAAATGTATCAGCTTGAGCGACGCGCCATCTTCTCTAAGCGATGGCTCCTTGCCACGCATAAATTACGCTTTACCAAGCCCGGAGACTTTCTCCGCTTTGAAGAGGCTGGTTATGCTTTTGTGCTGTGCCTAGACAAGGACGGAGAGACCATCAATGGCTTTCACAACATCTGCAGGCACAGAGCTTTCCCAATCGTCACAGAAGAGGCGGGAaacgccaagatcttctctTGCAAATACCATGGCTGGTCGTACGGCATAAACGGAAAACTTGCTAAGGCCCCGCGCTTCGACACCGTCCCAACGTTCAACAAGGAGAACCATAGCCTCTTTCCTGTCCATGTGCATATCGATGCCATTGGATTCGTCTGGGTCAACTTGGATGCGTCCCCGGAACCCGAAGTTAAATGGACGGACGACTTTGAGGGAGTTGACTCGCAGGAACGATTTAAATACTTTGACTTCTCTCAATATCAATTTGATCACGTCTGGGGAATGCAGGGCAACTATAACTGGAAAACCCTTGCTGATAATTACAACGAATGTTATCATTGCCAGGTTGCACACCCAGATGTCAAAGCCATAACAGACTTGACCTTTTACTACACCGTCTCCAAGCCAGGCTACATTCAGCACTTTTCGCGGCCAAAGAAGGGAACGGAGCAAGACGATATCAAGATCAGTAGCACCTACTATTTCCCCAACTCCTGCATGACTGTTTC GCCACATTTCTTCTACATGATGCGATGCGTACCAACATCAGTCGGCACCTGCTCAATGGAGTACGAAGTCTATCGCCATAAAGATGCCACCGACGAAGAATTTGAGAGGACCAACTCTTTCTTTAAGCGAGTTCTCGGGGAAGACAAGTATTTATGTGATGCGGTGCAGAAGAACTTGGAAGCAGGTGTCTTCACTAATGGAGAGCTGCATCCCGACTTGGAGAGCGCGCCGATCTTCTTCCAGAACACGGTTAGGCAGATCGTGACTGAGCACCGTAAGAAGGAGCAAGATTCGAAGGCGGAGATATGGCCAGCTCGTCGACATGTAGCAAATTCGGAGGTCACAAAGGGGGATGATGAGTTTTGTGATGGATTGGCTTGCAAGGCTGATAATGCTGACATGGAGTGGTGA
- a CDS encoding flavo protein: protein MRSFARPLRLFSGHDLPKLSMARHLPAQARYQSSSPGPNGRPKRIVVAVTGATGSPLAVALLQRLRELDVETHLVMSKWGGATLKYELEVPNNTTSYLESLASVTHSSLDVSASLSSGSFRTDGMIVVPCSMKTLAGIRMGYDNDLIVRAASVTLKERRRLVLVARETPLTSIYLENMLEVTKGGAVVFPPVMAFYTRPSSIDDMVQQSVMRMIDLLDLEVIDGDMQDEARWSGFDWAAKGRQNA, encoded by the coding sequence ATGCGCAGTTTTGCTCGCCCGTTACGGCTCTTCAGCGGGCATGATCTCCCAAAACTTTCGATGGCTCGTCACTTGCCAGCTCAAGCACGCTACCAGTCCTCCTCGCCTGGACCCAATGGCCGTCCAAAACGTATTGTCGTTGCTGTTACAGGAGCAACTGGCTCACCGTTGGCAGTTGCTCTGCTCCAACGCCTCCGGGAACTCGACGTTGAGACTCATCTCGTCATGTCGAAATGGGGAGGGGCGACACTCAAATATGAACTTGAAGTTCCAAATAACACGACTTCTTACCTCGAGTCTCTTGCTTCAGTCACACACTCGTCGCTGGATGTCTCAGCCTCACTATCCTCTGGTTCCTTTCGCACAGATGGCATGATTGTAGTTCCATGCAGTATGAAAACATTAGCAGGCATACGCATGGGTTACGACAACGACCTCATCGTACGCGCGGCAAGCGTGACACtgaaggagagaagaaggcttgTTCTGGTGGCTAGAGAAACGCCGTTGACGAGCATTTACTTGGAGAACATGCTTGAAGTGACGAAAGGCGGCGCTGTGGTATTTCCGCCAGTGATGGCCTTTTATACGAGACCAAGCTCTATCGATGATATGGTACAGCAAAGTGTCATGAGGATGATTGATCTGCTGGACCTGGAAGTCATAGACGGGGATATGCAGGATGAAGCCCGTTGGTCAGGGTTTGACTGGGCGGCAAAGGGAAGGCAAAATGCCTAG
- a CDS encoding major facilitator superfamily domain-containing protein, translating into MSDKSTTGGPVTMLPPSEKLSDRERYADLRTSGDRPGETLSFEMGTEDDQIFSLREIDPVLDAKMRLINKTMDEIGWTNMHLKLFFLNGFGYAADSLILALQAVTAGQAALEFRPAFSYGLNVAVYTGMLVGVLFWGLGADVIGRRYAFNISLFLSSVFAIAAGASPNWIVLATFVGLAAFGAGGNLVLDTTVFLEFLPGHKQWLVTLMACWWGLAYVIVAAFCWPIYSNPKYICVDADTCTKDNNMGWRYVWYGNGALVFACSILRVTVIRLKETPKYLLAKGDDAAVVAIFQDIAKKYQRPCSLTLEALGSMGTINSTYGKSRYSLGELWAHFHGLFVTKKLAISTILIWISWLLIGLAYPLFYVFLPDYLASRGAKTGESGPYYQWRNYMLSSVTGIFGPVAAAFMCNSKLLGRKYTMAIGALITMAFFFAYTAVKTPSQNVALSCVIAFSLNIYYGTLYAYTPEVLPSAHRATGNGIAVAGNRIMGLVSSFVAAYGNTATSVPIYVCAVLYIVMAIIAVILPFEPYGKRSM; encoded by the exons ATGTCAGACAAATCCACCACTGGCGGTCCAGTTACCATGCTTCCTCCATCGGAAAAGCTATCTGACCGAGAGCGCTATGCCGACCTACGTACCAGTGGCGACCGGCCCGGCGAAACCCTGAGTTTCGAGATGGGAACAGAGGATGACCAAATCTTCTCCCTGCGTGAGATCGACCCAGTGCTTGATGCCAAGATGCGCCTCATCAATAAG ACCATGGATGAGATCGGGTGGACAAACATGCACCTCAAGCTGTTTTTCCTTAATGGTTTCGGCTACGCTGCTGATTCTCTCATCCTTGCTCTTCAAGCTGTAACTGCCGGTCAGGCTGCTCTCGAGTTTCGCCCTGCGTTCTCTTATGGTCTCAATGTGGCTGTGTATACGGGAATGCTGGTTGGGGTATTATTCTGGGGACTAG GTGCGGATGTCATCGGTCGTCGTTATGCTTTCAACATTTCACTCTTCTTATCTTCCGTATTTGCCATTGCGGCCGGTGCGTCGCCTAATTGGATTGTCCTTGCAACCTTTGTTGGTCTAGCTGC ATTTGGTGCCGGCGGAAATCTCGTTCTCGACACAACTGTATTCCTTGAGTTTCTTCCTGGCCACAAACAGTGGCTTGTCACGTTGATGGCCTGCTGGTGGGGGCTCGCATATGTCATTGTTGCCGCCTTTTGCTGGCCAATCTACTCGAATCCCAAGTACATCTGCGTGGACGCTGATACATGTACCAAAGATAACAACATG GGCTGGCGATATGTCTGGTACGGTAATGGAGCTCTCGTCTTTGCGTGCAGTATTTTACGAGTCACAGTGATCCGACTCAAGGAGACCCCAAAGTACCTTCTCGCCAAAGGCGACGATGCTGCTGTGGTTGCTATCTTCCAAGATATTGCAAAGAAATACCAACGGCCGTGTAGTCTCACCCTTGAGGCACTAGGTTCCATGGGGACCATCAACTCAACTTATGGCAAGTCTAGATACAGCCTTGGTGAGCTCTGGGCACATTTCCACGGATTGTTCGTGACAAAGAAGCTCGCCATCTCAACCATTCTGATTTGGATATCATGGCTTCTAATTG GCCTGGCATATCCACTATTTTATGTGTTCCTTCCTGATTACCTTGCCAGTCGTGGTGCCAAAACGGGAGAATCAGGACCGTATTATCAGTGGAGGAACTACATGCTTAGCAGCGTCACGGGAATCTTCGGGCCAGTGGCTGCTGCATTTATGTGCAATTCCAAGCTGCTTGGCCGCAAGTATACAATGGCAATTGGAGCGCTCATCACCATGGCCTTCTTTTTTGCTTATACTGCTGTGAAGACTCCGTCTCAGAACGTTGCCTTAAGCTGTGTTATAGCTTTTTCGTTGAATATCTACTATGGAACTT TATATGCGTACACTCCAGAG GTGCTGCCATCAGCTCATCGCGCAACTGGTAACGGAATAGCTGTAGCAGGAAACCGAATTATGGGATTGGTATCCTCGTTTGTAGCAGCTTACGGCAACACTGCAACATCAGTACCAATCTATGTATGCGCTGTGCTCTATATCGTTATG GCTATCATAGCTGTGATTTTACCCTTTGAGCCTTATGGGAAGCGATCTATGTAG
- a CDS encoding 3-octaprenyl-4-hydroxybenzoate carboxy-lyase-domain-containing protein yields the protein MFAKADYSAFPDVVRGGRQCLTRLNSLKGQQISELEMNITCLKKINSLFNGNHAAISTYLDQWAPGESNSSPAHLDFRAFVDTLREDNDLADVTAEVDPKLEVAAAIRLAYEQRTKAPLFHNVKGAKDGLFRILGAPAGFSSDPKFPYRRLAQHLALPKEAGVTDVIDKMLSAKGEKPLLPVHVSTGPCKEKIIIGDDIDLTKLPAPLLNKADGGNYIQTLGINIIPHPTEPWTNWSIARAMVYDKTRMVGLIMKPQHIARIFEEWKKTGKDVPYAIALGAPPVATMAASMPLPAGVSESEYVGALCGSPLELVKCETNDMYVPATSEIVLEGTISITDTAKEGPFGEMHGYSFLDENSQQPLYTVKAITHRNNPILPVCVPGRANLGPDETHTMIGTLASAEIRHLLQQHGLPVTQVFALFETQVIWAAVQVDRKKLAEMKTNAKDFCTKIGDLVFRNKCGMQIHRLLVVGEDINPFDMNDVTWAFATRCRPAMDEFHFEDVPAYPLVPYMSHGPGTKLTGGKVVANCLLPEEYEGKQGWVTCDFENGYPEDVKKRVLSRRQDFGI from the exons ATGTTTGCTAAAGCTGACTACAGCGCATTTCCAGATGTGGTACGAGGCGGCCGACAATGCCTCACCCGCTTAAATTCCCTGAAGGGTCAACAAATTAGTGAACTTGAAATGAATATAACCTGCTTGAAGAAAATAAACTCATTATTCAATGGGAACCATGCAGCGATTTCGACCTACCTTGACCAATGGGCTCCTGGCGAGTC GAATTCTTCTCCCGCCCACCTTGACTTTCGGGCCTTTGTGGACACGTTACGAGAGGACAATGACTTGGCCGATGTCACTGCTGAAGTTGATCCCAAGCTCGAAGTTGCAGCTGCCATCCGTCTGGCATATGAACAGCGCACAAAGGCTCCATTGTTCCACAATGTGAAGGGGGCAAAGGACGGCCTATTTCGCATTCTGGGCGCACCAGCTGGTTTCTCCAGTGACCCAAAGTTTCCTTACCGACGTCTGGCACAGCACCTTGCACTTCCGAAAGAAGCCGGTGTGACAGATGTCATCGACAAGATGCTATCGGCAAAGGGAGAaaagcctcttcttccagttCATGTCTCCACGGGACCATGTAAAGAGAAGATCATCATTGGCGACGACATTGATCTCACCAAGCTGCCTGCTCCTCTTTTGAACAAGGCCGATGGAGGGAACTACATCCAGACACTGGGGATAAACATCATACCCCATCCAACAGAGCCATGGACAAATTGGTCTATCGCGCGGGCGATGGTTTATGATAAGACACGAATGGTCGGTCTCATCATGAAACCACAGCATATTGCTAGGATCTTTGAAGAATGGAAAAAGACTGGCAAAGACGTCCCATATGCCATTGCCCTGGGAGCTCCACCTGTCGCTACCATGGCCGCCAGTATGCCCCTACCAGCTGGTGTCTCGGAGTCTGAATACGTTGGTGCGCTCTGCGGTTCGCCATTGGAGCTTGTCAAGTGTGAGACCAATGACATGTACGTCCCAGCAACAAGCGAGATCGTACTAGAAGGCACGATTTCCATCACAGATACAGCCAAAGAGGGCCCATTCGGGGAGATGCATGGCTACAGCTTTCTCGATGAAAACTCCCAACAGCCTCTGTATACTGTCAAAGCCATCACTCATCGTAACAACCCAATCCTACCAGTTTGTGTACCTGGACGCGCAAATCTCGGCCCAGATGAGACGCATACCATGATTGGAACCCTTGCCTCCGCAGAGATTCGGCACTTGCTTCAGCAGCACGGTTTGCCGGTGACTCAAGTCTTTGCCTTGTTCGAGACACAGGTCATTTGGGCGGCTGTACAAGTCGACCGCAAGAAGCTCGctgagatgaagacgaaCGCCAAAGACTTCTGCACGAAGATAGGAGACCTTGTGTTCCGCAACAAGTGCGGTATGCAGATCCACCGTCTGCTTGTTGTGGGAGAGGATATCAACCCTTTCGACATGAATGATGTCACTTGGGCTTTTGCAACAAGGTGCAGACCAGCGATGGATGAGTTCCATTTTGAGGATGTCCCTGCTTACCCACTCGTGCCGTACATGTCGCATGGACCTGGGACAAAGCTCACGGGAGGAAAGGTCGTGGCTAATTGTTTGTTGCCGGAAGAGTATGAAGGGAAGCAAGGCTGGGTGACATGTGATTTTGAGAATGGATATCCTGAAgatgtcaagaagagagTCTTGAGTAGACGTCAGGACTTTGGTATATAA
- a CDS encoding putative C6 transcription factor has protein sequence MDRRKKTRCPGERPACSSCTRLSKTCTYPEIRGNPLASGSQNGSSSTDTERRLAQLEAKIRMMERQEYDQHSSSLPFRFDWQLPLSPSVEMDSSPTVRKVRINWSTESSCWLTSRNSLLPPRDVLEDVVDAYFQYCHKQPLWLFNREDFSSIQDCSEETLLTLLALASCHSKHPFFEGRLHELSQTYAQAAREGIMQQVGEGKVSITTIQSLCILTLANIQANMATLAYLHVGMAITLAKCANLDVETCALDDFGSRAETRRRVFWSLHLLQQMYGHQSFTTDILQDITRPQYIATHADPRKSFNEMPPAIPREEISGQDETTSADKKSGTWAYMIQTSTLWGEVRTYVKQWAQQTNNAPPPWSIESGYAVINAYLMDSETKFPDRHRFDSARFTDQESRHLQNNRGYWSPWVYQQFAYHTIHNMLNHPFLYSSRPQQSAQLGVPNTFWKTSSELAFIHSTWVARLIEMVVHKEYRVSDPFIGHCAAIAATIHIYFCRAADKTTREAALDRLTKCVAFLAELALLWPSCRWLHERLQSLIRAAFEIDHEQEKDQDVPPPRTISINTRLMWDILLYNSGAYRGTTSSSQTRSLFDGSSLFPEDNTDDGEDIVEIDNFHSPTVEVSLGNGQALPPQSGRRRTRSGQGTQEAQANLLAQSSSIPEACGGSTEHTPLASWPMSLDMAYDPFFQFQDSGGPFFGTWEVGNL, from the exons ATGGacaggaggaagaaaactCGGTGTCCGGGCGAGAGACCGGCTTGTTCGAGCTGTACTCGCCTTTCAAAAACGTGCACATACCCAGAGATTCGAGGAAACCCTCTGGCCTCAGGTTCTCAAAATGGGAGCAGTTCAACAGACACA GAGAGACGGCTGGCCCAGCTCGAAGCAAAAATTCGCATGATGGAAAGGCAAGAGTACGATCAACACTCCTCATCTTTGCCGTTTAGGTTC GACTGGCAGCTACCGCTGTCACCCAGCGTTGAGATGGATAGCTCACCAACGGTCAGGAAAGTTAGGATAAATTGGTCCACTGAATCATCTTGTTGGTTAACTAGTCGGAACAGCCTATTGCCACCGAGGGATGTTCTGGAAGATGTCGTCGATGCGTATTTCCAATATTGTCACAAGCAGCCTTTATGGCTATTCAATCGGGAAGACTTTTCCTCGATCCAGGATTGTAGTGAGGAGACACTCTTGACCCTACTGGCCCTTGCTTCATGTCATTCGAAGCATCCTTTCTTTGAAGGTCGCCTGCACGAATTGAGTCAAACCTATGCACAGGCTGCGAGAGAGGGAATCATGCAGCAGGTGGGAGAGGGCAAGGTCTCAATAACGACAATTCAGAGCCTCTGCATACTGACACTGGCCAATATACAAG CCAACATGGCAACTCTGGCATATCTGCACGTGGGCATGGCAATTACGCTTGCGAAATGTGCCAATCTCGATGTTGAGACCTGCGCCCTTGACGACTTTGGCTCGCGCGCAGAAACGCGGAGAAGAGTGTTCTGGAGCCTACACTTACTACAGCAGATGTACGGGCATCAATCCTTCACCACGGACATCTTGCAAGATATTACTAGACCGCAATACATTGCGACGCATGCGGATCCCCGGAAGAGCTTCAATGAGATGCCCCCAGCCATTCCACGCGAGGAGATATCAGGTCAAGACGAAACAACGAGTGCTGATAAGAAGAGCGGGACATGGGCCTACATGATCCAGACGTCTACACTGTGGGGAGAGGTCCGCACATACGTAAAGCAATGGGCTCAGCAGACCAACAACGCACCGCCTCCTTGGTCCATCGAGTCTGGATACGCCGTCATCAATGCCTATCTCATGGACTCAGAGACGAAATTCCCAGACCGCCACCGATTTGATAGCGCGCGATTTACCGACCAAGAAAGCCGACACCTTCAGAACAATCGAGGATATTGGAGTCCGTGGGTATACCAGCAATTCGCATATCACACCATACATAACATGCTAAACCATCCCTTTCTGTATTCATCGCGGCCACAACAGTCGGCTCAATTGGGAGTCCCCAACACATTCTGGAAAACATCCTCCGAACTTGCTTTTATCCACAGCACATGGGTTGCACGCCTCATCGAGATGGTCGTCCATAAAGAATATCGCGTCTCGGATCCATTTATTGGTCATTGTGCGGCGATCGCGGCGACCATTCATATCTACTTTTGTCGGGCGGCTGACAAAACTACCAGGGAGGCGGCGCTGGATAGACTGACGAAATGTGTCGCATTTTTGGCTGAACTGGCTTTGCTTTGGCCTTCATGTAGATGGTTG CACGAAAGACTTCAGTCCTTGATCCGGGCGGCTTTCGAAATAGATCATGAGCAAGAAAAGGACCAAGACGTCCCACCACCGAGGACCATTTCGATCAACACGCGTTTAATGTGGGATATACTTCTTTACAACTCTGGCGCTTACAGGGGCACGACGAGTTCTTCCCAGACAAGAAGTCTTTTCGATGGCAGCTCTCTTTTTCCAGAGGACAACacagatgatggagaagacatCGTTGAAATAGATAATTTCCATAGCCCAACTGTTGAAGTGAGTCTGGGGAATGGACAGGCATTGCCGCCACAGTCGGGAAGGCGAAGAACGAGATCTGGTCAGGGAACCCAGGAGGCCCAGGCAAATCTTCTAGCTCAATCTTCTTCTATTCCAGAAGCTTGTGGAGGTTCCACGGAACATACGCCCCTTGCTTCTTGGCCCATGTCTTTGGATATGGCGTATGATCCGTTCTTTCAATTCCAAGATTCGGGTGGTCCCTTTTTTGGAACATGGGAAGTAGGAAATCTGTAG
- a CDS encoding FAD dependent oxidoreductase: MEKFDVAVVGLGALGSAAAWQAARKGAKVVGFEQFEFGHVRGASHDTSRIVRTAYDAPEYVSLAKAAYKDWAELEKDAGLKLLTVTGGIVVLANDRTWTSGFKVSDYTASLDANNVPYELLGAKEVNKRWPKLDIGGDENAVYTPDTGIAHAAKSVTAMQFVARARGAILKENTPVTAVIPFATDQNNKGVIVKTEKGDFQALKVILAADAWTNKLLAPLGAQIPLEVMQEQVTYFKPKEPSLFNADHFPVWIRMVDGKTFYGFPTFGEPTIKAGRDVSNNRMSPEDRSYIHSPKLLDELSAFMRDFISKDEELEILRTVTCQYTITPGRHFILSALDEYPDILVALGAAHGFKFAPVIGRVMAELAIDGKTTEDLSKFVIPAIQSGVRSKI; this comes from the coding sequence ATGGAAAAGTTCGATGTCGCCGTAGTAGGCCTCGGAGCTCTTGGAAGCGCAGCAGCCTGGCAAGCGGCGCGAAAGGGAGCAAAGGTTGTGGGCTTTGAACAGTTTGAGTTCGGCCACGTCCGAGGCGCATCTCACGACACGTCTCGCATTGTCCGCACGGCATACGATGCTCCAGAATACGTCTCGCTTGCCAAAGCTGCCTACAAAGACTGGGCCGAATTGGAGAAAGACGCCGGGTTGAAGCTGTTGACTGTTACCGGTGGCATTGTTGTGCTTGCCAATGACCGTACCTGGACATCCGGCTTCAAGGTCTCGGATTACACTGCGAGCCTCGACGCCAACAATGTACCCTACGAGCTTCTAGGTGCTAAAGAGGTCAACAAACGATGGCCCAAACTTGACATTGGTGGCGACGAGAATGCGGTGTACACCCCAGATACTGGCATTGCGCACGCGGCCAAATCGGTGACGGCGATGCAATTCGTTGCTCGCGCTCGCGGAGCCATTCTCAAGGAAAACACACCAGTAACGGCAGTTATACCGTTTGCAACAGACCAAAACAATAAAGGAGTTATCGTCAAGACAGAAAAGGGCGACTTTCAGGCTCTGAAGGTCATTCTAGCTGCAGACGCCTGGACCAACAAACTGCTTGCTCCCCTAGGTGCACAAATTCCACTTGAGGTTATGCAAGAGCAAGTAACATACTTCAAGCCGAAAGAGCCCTCTTTATTTAATGCCGATCACTTCCCTGTATGGATTCGAATGGTTGATGGAAAGACATTCTATGGGTTTCCCACTTTTGGCGAACCTACCATCAAGGCTGGCCGCGACGTGTCAAACAACCGCATGAGCCCTGAAGACCGGTCTTATATCCACTCTCCAAAGCTCTTGGATGAGTTGAGTGCATTCATGAGGGACTTTATTTCCAAAGATGAGGAACTTGAAATCCTTCGCACGGTTACATGCCAGTATACGATTACCCCAGGCCGACATTTCATACTTAGCGCACTGGATGAGTACCCCGACATTTTGGTTGCATTGGGGGCGGCTCATGGTTTCAAATTCGCACCGGTTATCGGTCGTGTCATGGCAGAACTGGCTATAGATGGGAAGACAACTGAGGATCTCTCCAAGTTTGTCATCCCAGCGATTCAATCAGGTGTTCGAAGTAAAATCTAA
- a CDS encoding major facilitator superfamily domain-containing protein: MSNTSIELAMHNGAVSDDTMQLRNTLNERFEARTTNAEFCLPPADGGRKAWLFLAACWVVEAVTYGFGFSFGVFQDYYTYNKPYAGSNSIAVIGTTTTGMLYLGAPFAVILCRLYPRQARWFTYVGLFIASLAMAMSSFCTSVEQLIATQGVLFGIGGCFAYCPCTLYINEWFVRRKGFAYGIVWSAAGVGGAVLPLILEFLLKNYGFQITARVCSGILFGMAAPLAYFIRPRLPPSTAMQRRPLDMRFITSKVFMLHQLANVVEATGYFLPTIYLPTYARITFGASTILSALTIILVNIATSIGLMIMGFLSDKLAVTTCMLISAVGVGISVLLVWGFTASLPVLYIFCVMYGLFAGSWASIWPGIMREVSQKFQDENEYIDPIMVHGYLSVGRGVGNIISGPLSSSLIRGQPWQGKVIGGYGSGYGILILYTGLTGLVSGMNFLWRYVNVL; encoded by the exons ATGTCTAACACTTCAATTGAGCTTGCTATGCATAACGGCGCCGTGTCGGATGATACGATGCAGTTGCGGAACACACTCAATGAACGCTTCGAGGCTCGTACAACGAACGCTGAGTTCTGTTTGCCTCCTGCCGATGGCGGTAGAAAGGCCTGGCTGTTCTTGGCCGCTTGCTGGGTCGTTGAAGCTGTAACCTACG GCTTTGGCTTCTCATTTGGTGTCTTTCAAGATTATTACACTTATAATAAACCTTATGCAGGTTCTAATAGCATCGCTGTTATTGGAACTACAACTACG GGTATGCTATATCTAGGAGCACCATTTGCAGTTATCTTATGCCGCTTGTATCCTCGCCAAGCCCGCTGGTTCACCTACGTAGGACTCTTTATCGCATCCTTAGCCATGGCAATGAGCTCTTTTTGCACAAGTGTAGAGCAGCTTATTGCAACACAAGGGGTATTATTCGGCATTGGCGGCTGCTTTGCCTACTGCCCTTGTACTCTCTATATCAACGAGTGGTTCGTTCGGCGCAAAGGCTTCGCTTATGGGATCGTTTGGAGTGCTGCTGGAGTCGGAGGTGCTGTATTACCGCTGATTCTTGAGTTTCTCCTTAAGAACTATGGCTTTCAAATAACTGCCAGAGTCTGTTCTGGTATTCTATTTGGAATGGCAGCTCCGTTAGCCTACTTTATCAGGCCTAGGCTTCCGCCCTCCACTGCTATGCAAAGGAGGCCCCTCGATATGCGATTTATCACATCTAAGGTGTTTATGCTCCACCAGCTGGCCAATGTGGTGGAAGCAACAGGATACTTCCTCCCGACTATCTATTTACCAACTTATGCTCGAATAACCTTTGGAGCTTCTACTATATTATCAGCTTTGACAATCATTCTGGTCAATATTGCCACGAGTATCGGCCTGATGATCATGGGTTTTCTCAGTGATAAGCTTGCGGTCACGACTTGCATGCTTATATCAGCAGTGGGCGTAGGTATCTCTGTCTTATTGGTCTGGGGATTCACGGCGTCTTTACCTGTTCTTTATATATTCTGTGTTATGTATGGCCTATTTGCTGGATCCTGGGCTTCTATTTGGCCTGGCATTATGAGAGAAGTCTCTCAGAAATTTCAAGATGAAAACGAGTATATTGATCCTATTATGGTGCATGGCTACCTTTCTGTGGGCAGGGGAGTAGGCAATATTATATCAGGACCGTTGAGTAGCTCTCTTATCCGAGGTCAACCGTGGCAAGGAAAGGTCATTGGAGGATATGGAAGTGGATATGGCATTCTGATCTTGTATACTGGTTTGACAGGCCTGGTAAGTGGTATGAACTTTTTGTGGCGATATGTAAACGTGCTGTAA